The following DNA comes from Noviherbaspirillum sp. L7-7A.
GAACGCAACCCAGAAGAAGACCTTCGTCGACACCGTGACCAAGCACACCATGGTGCACGAGCAGATGCAGTTTTTCTTCCGCGGTTTCCGTCGCGACGCGCATCCGATGTCGGTGCTGGTTGGCACGGTCGGCGCGCTGGCGTCGTTCTACCATGACTCGCTGGACATCAACGACCCGCACCACCGCGAAGTCTCGGCGATCCGGCTGATCGCCAAGATGCCGACGCTGGTCGCAATGGCCTACAAGTACTCGGTCGGCCAGCCTTTCGTGTATCCGCGCAACGACCTGTCCTACAGCGCCAACTTCATGCACATGATGTTCTCCACGCCTTGCGAGGAGTACAAGGTCAACGACGTGCTGGTGCGCGCGCTGGACCGCATCCTGATCCTGCATGCGGACCACGAGCAGAACGCATCGACCTCCACCGTGCGTTTGTCCGGTTCGTCGGGCGCCAATCCGTTCGCCTGTATCGCAGCCGGCATCGCCTGCCTGTGGGGCCCGGCGCACGGCGGCGCCAACGAGGCAGCGCTCAACATGCTCAAGGAAATCGGCTCGGTCGATAAGATCGGCGAATTCGTCAAGCAGGTAAAGGACAAGAACTCGGGCGTGAAGCTGATGGGCTTCGGTCACCGCGTCTACAAGAACTACGATCCGCGCGCCAAGCTGATGCGCGAAACCTGCCACGAAGTGCTGGCCGAGCTGGGCCTGGAAAACGACCCGCTGTTCAAGCTGGCGATGGCGCTGGAAAAGGTCGCCCTGGAAGACGAATACTTCGTCTCGCGCAAGCTGTATCCGAACGTCGACTTCTACTCCGGCATCGTGCAGTCGGCGCTGGGCATCCCGGTATCGCTGTTCACCGGTATCTTCGCGATGGCCCGTACCGTGGGCTGGATCGCCCAGTGGAACGAGATGATCTCCGATCCGGAACAGAAGATCGGCCGTCCGCGCCAGCTGTATGTCGGCGCCACCCGCCGCGACGTGCCGACGATGGACAAGCGCGCTTAAGCACGCCAGCAAGCATGCTGCCTGGTCCGTCCGGACCGGCGCCACAAAACCCCGGCTGCCCGCAAGCCGGGGTTTTTTTATGGGATCGTCGCAGCTGCGGCGCTTCCGGACGTGTTCAAACCCTGCCACAGCCGCGTCGCTGCCTCGTGCGCCGACAGCAGATGGGAGCGCATTTCCCGGTAAGCCATCGCGGCATCATGGGCGAGGATGGCTTCGACGATCGATGAATGTTCCTCGAAGGAGGCGCGCATGCGGCGCATATCGCGAAACTGGGTGCGCCGGTAGGGCGCGGCACGACTGCGCAACAGGGCCGCCATCTCGGACAGTACCGGATTGCCGGCGCCGCGGATGATGGTTGCATGCAGTTCGCGGTTGATGGCGTCGTAACGGGTAATGTCGCCGTCGCGCATGGCTTCGCGCGCGCTGCCGTGCAGCGCGCGCAGGTCGGCATGGTCGACTGCGCTCATGCGCAGTGCGGCGTGGCGGGCACAGGCTGCTTCCAGTTCACCGATGGCCTCGAACATCTGCGCCAGCTGATTGGCGCCGAGCCCGGCGACCACTGCGCCCCGGTTCGGGCGATAGGTTGCCAGTCCGATCGCGGCAAGCTGCTTCAATGCTTCACGCACTGGCGTGCGCGACACGCAGAACATGGCAGCCAGAGTCGTTTCATCGAGCCGGGAGTTCGGTGGGAAGCGGCCCAGCACGATGCCGTCGGCAATCTCACGGCATACTTCGTCCGCCAGGCCGCCGCGTGGGCGCGAAGGCAACGCAGCCACCGGCTTCATCCCGCCCCGGCCATCCGCTGCACCGGATGCCAGCAAGCCAGGCGCGTGGCGCCGCTGCCGTCCACCGGTGGCGCTTCGCTGCGGCAGCGGCTGGCGACGTTGCCGCAGCGCGCAGCGAAGCTGCAGCCCGCGGGCAATTGCGACAGATCCGGCGGCGAGCCGGGCACCGCGGCAAGGGGGCGGCCCCGGTCGGCGCCGCTGACCGTGGCCGCCAGCAGGCCGGCAGTGTAGGGATGACGCGGGCGTTGCACGATGTCGCCGGCAGCGCCTTCCTCAGCGATGCGACCGCCGTACATCACCGCGATCCGGTCCGCGACCTCGACTGCGGCGCCAATGTCATGCGTTACGAAGATCATGGACATTCCGGTCTCGCGCTGGAGCTCGCGCAGCAGCAGCAGGATCTGGATCTGCACCGTCGCATCGAGCGCGGTGGTTGGTTCATCCGCCAGCAGCAGGCTGGGCTTGCAAGCCAGTGCCAGGGCAATCATGGCGCGCTGGCGCATGCCGCCCGACAGTTCGTGCGGATAGGCGTCAAAGCGGCGCCGCGCCTGCGGTATCTGCACCCGTTCCAGCATGTGCAGCGCTTCGGCCCGGGCGTCGGCGTGAGCGATGGCGGCATGCGCCCGTAGGCATTCGGTGATCTGCTGGCCTATGGTGTAGACCGGATCGAATGCCAGGCCAGGCTCCTGGAACACCATGGACACCGTTTTGCCGCGGTAGCTGTCCAGGGCCTTGCCGCGCAGCGCCAGCACGTCCTGTTCGCCGACCCGTATGCCGCCGCCTATGCGGGTAGTGGCCTGCGGATGGAGGCGCAGGAGGGTGCGCAGCGTTACGCTCTTGCCGGAGCCGGACTCGCCGAGCAGCGCCAGTACTTCGCCAGGCATGAGATCGAGGCTGATGCCATTCAGGGCGCTGGCTTTGCGCGCTCCGTTGAACGTCACGTGAAGGTCGCGTATCGACAGCAGCGGCGCGGTCATGCCATCACCTCGCTGGATGCCAGGGTATGGCCCGAGCCGGCATCCTGCATGTGGCAGGCCACCCAGTGTCCATTGCCGGGTACCGTTTCCAGCAGCACCGGCGCCCGCGCCGCGCAGACCGGCTGCGCCGAAGGACAGCGATCACGGAAGCGGCAGCCGGATGGCGGGTTGATCGGATTGGGCGGATCGCCGCTCAGCGGCGAACGCTCGGTGCGGCGGGACGGGTCCATCGACGGCACGGCCGACAGCAGAGCCCGCGTGTAGGGATGCGCGGCGCGGCCGTAGATATGTTCCACCGGCCCTGTCTCAACCACCTGTCCGAGATACATCACCATGACGTCATCGCTCAGGTAATGCACCACATGCAGGTCGTGCGAGATGAAGAGGTAGGTCAGGCCACGCTCGGCCTTGAGTTCCTGCAGCAGGTTCAACACCTGCGCCTGTACCGACTTGTCCAATGCGGCGACCGCTTCATCGAGGATCAATAGCCGCGGGTCGAAGGCCAGCGCGCGGGCAATATTGACGCGCTGCCGCTGGCCGCCCGAGAGCTCATGCGGATAGCGGCTGGCGAACTGGTCCGGCTCAAGGCCGACGCGCGCCAGCAGCATGCGTGCCCGCTGGCCCGCATCAGCGGCGCTGACGCCATGCGCGCGGGGACCGAATGCAATGGTTTCAGCGACCGTCAGGCGCGGATTGAGCGAAGCGAAGGAATCCTGGAATACCATCTGCAGGTTGCGGCGAAAGGTCTTCAGGGCGATGCCGCCGAATTCGCCGACGCCTTCGCCGTCGAAGACCATGCTGCCGCTATCGGCCTCGACCAGCCGGGCGATCAGCCGCGCGGCCGTCGATTTGCCGCAGCCGGATTCGCCGACGATACCCAGGGTCCTGCCCTTGGCCACCGTGAAGCTTACGCCATCAACCGCATGCACAAATTTCTTGTCGCGCTCGAACGGATGGCCGCGTACCGGGAAACGCTTCTTCAGGTCGCGCACCATCAACAAGGGCTGCGCCGGGCCGCCAAGGTCGGGCGCTGGCAAGGAGGAAGGGATGGTGTTCATTTGCGGATATCCATAGCCGAACGCAGGCCGTCGGCCAGCAGGTTGAAGGCAAACGAGGTCACGAAAATCATTGCGCCGGGAAGGGCGGCCACCAGTGGGTTGCTGTAGATCGCGGACCGCAGCGTATTGAGCATCAAGCCCCACTCCGGCTCGGGCGGCTTGACGCCCAGGCCCAGGAAGGACAGCCCCGAACCAAGAATCATCGATACGCTCAGCAGGCCGGTGGCATAGACGAACACCGGCCCCAGCACGTTGCCCAGCACATGCACCCGGATGATGGTGAAAGCGCCGGCGCCGCTCATGCGCGCGGCTTCGATGTAATCGAGCCTGCGCACCTGGGTAGTGACGCTCTCCGCCACGCGCACCACCTGCGGCACGAATACCAGGGTCAGGGCGATCAGGCTGTTGCTCATGCCCGGTCCCAACGCACCGGCAATGGCAACCGCGAGCAGCACCGAGGGAAAGGCATAGAACACATCCAGCACGCGCATGACCGCCATATTGATGCGTCCGCCAACGTAACCGGCGGCGACGCCCACTGTCGTGCCGATCAGGAAGGCCGCCAGAACCGGCACCACGCCCATCAGCAACGACAGGCGGCCGCCATACATGAGCCGGGTCAGCATGTCCCGGCCAAGTTCATCGGCGCCCAGCAGGTAGCCAGGGCTGCCCACATGCAGCAGGCGGCGCAGCATGCTGGCCTTGTACGGATCGGCGGGTGCCAGCCACGGCGCGAATAGTGCCGCGGCGATGATGGCCAGCAGCACGAGGCCGCTGACCAGCGCCACCGGTTCGCGCCGCAGCTGGCGGGCCACCAGGCGCCAGTAGCTGCGGCTGGGCGCAGCGCTTGCAGGCATGGCGCTTTCAAGAATGGCAGACATCGTTGTCCTTTTTCAGTTGCGGCCCATGCGCGGGTCGAGCAGGGGTTGCAGGATGTCGACGATCAGGTTGAGCGCGACGAAGAACATGCACAGCACCAGGATGGTTCCCTGCAGCAGCGGAATGTCGCGCTGGAAGATCGCGGTATTGAGCAGGAAGCCGGTGCCGGGCCAGGCAAACACGGTTTCGACCAGGATCGAGCCGCCCATCAGGTAACCGATCTGCAGGCCGGCCACCGCCAGCACGGTAGGCGCGACATTCTTGGCAACGTGGCGGAATATGCGGCGGCCACCCAGGCCGCGTGCCCGCAGCGACACAACGAATTCCTGCTGCAGCATGTCGGCCACCAGAGCGCGCACGGTGCGGGTGACGATGCCCATCGGGATCACCGACAGCGTCAGTGCCGGCAGCACCAGGTGACGCAGATGCGCGATGTCCCAGGCCCAGTCGCTTGAGCCGCCCGGTCCGGCGCCCATCGCAGGCAGCCATGCAAGCCATGTGGAGAAGATGATGGTCAGCACCAGGCCCAGCCAGTAGTGCGGCACGCTCACGCCGACGACGGAGAGCAGGGTGGCGACGCGGTCGACCCAGCCGCCATGGCGGTAGCCCGCCAGCGCGCCCAGGACGCAGCCCAGCAGCACGCCGGCCAGGCCGGCCGCGCCCGCCAGCAGCAGGGTATTGCCGACTGCCTTCATCACTTCGTCGGCAACCGCGCGCCCGGACGCGATCGAGGTGCCGAGGTCGCCCTGCAGGGCGCGCGCCAGCCACAGGCCGTACTGCACCGGCACCGGCCGGTCCAGGCCATAGGCGCTCTTGAGCGCCTGTATCACTTCCATGGGCGCGTCGGCCGGCGCGACGGCATTGAGCGGATCGCCGGGCGCCAGGTAGACCAGCATGAATGACAGCAGCGTCACGCCCAGCGCGATAGGTATCGCGTAAAGGCAGCGTTGGACGATATGAAAAAGCATGGCGAATGTGTCCTGATGGTGTGTCGTTGGCGCCAGGCCCGACGCCTGTGGCAGGCCCGACGGACGGCGGCTGGCTTACATCCGGATCGTGGTCAGGTCCTGGAACCAGTGCTGCGCCTGAATGAATTCCTTGACCTTCGGCGATATCACATGCGGATTGACGTCATGCACCACCCACAGCATCAGCGCGTCGTCCACCATCGCCTGATGCACCGATGCCAGCAGCGCGTCCTGGCTCTTGGCGTCGAAGCTGATGCGGATCTTGTCGATCGCGGCATCCACCTTGGGGTTGGCGTAGCCGCCCCAGTTGACGCCGTTGGGCGCCACATACCGGCTGTCAGCGAAGCGCGTCAGCGCATAGAACGGGTCGGCTGTCACATAACCCAGATTGATGGCGGAGATGCCCTTGCCCGCGTTCATGTCCGCCTTGCTGCCGCTGCGCCAATGCAGGTACAGGTTCTCCAGTTCCACCACGTCGAATTCAAGCTGGATGCCGATCTCGGCAAGGCTTTGCTGGATGAACTCGTTCATCGGCAGCGACAGCATCTGGCCGGTGCCGCCCTGCGCGATGATGACCTTGGCCTTGAGCGGCTTGTTGGGACCATAGCCGGCCTGGGCCATCAGCGCGCGCGCCGCCGCCAGGTCGTATTTGAGATCGAAGGAGGGCTTGCCAAACCATGGGCTGGTGGCGTCGATCTGCCCCTTGGCTGGCGTTGCCAGGCCGTTCAGCAGCTTGACGATCGCTTCGCGGTCGATCGCCAGGTTGGCGGCCTTGCGCACCCGGATGTCGGTCCAGGGCGAGCCGGGCTGGGTGCTGAAATGGTAAGGCCAGACATGCGGCGTCACGTTTTTGACCAGCTTGAAGCCGGAACCCTGGAGTTGCGGCAGCGCGTCCGGCGGCGGTGTCTCGATGATGTCCACCTGGCCATTGAGCAGGGCGTTGGCGCGGGTCAGCGCATCGGGAATCGGCAGCAGCACGATGCGGTCTGTCCTGGCCATGCGGTTCTTGTCCCAGTAGCCGGCATTCCTCACCAGTTCGGCACGCTCGCGCGGGACCAGCTTGTCCAGCCTGAACGGGCCCGTGCCTGAAGGCTGGGCGGCCACCTTGCTCCAGTCGCGGCCCAGCTTTTCCCATTGGGCCGGGCTGGAAATCAGGAACCATGGCAGCTGATAGGGGAACAATGCGTCCACGTCCTTGGTGGTGATTTCCACGGTGCCGTCGTCCACCTTGCGGTAGCTGGCGATGGACGGGATGCGCGGCCTGACCTGGGCGCTCTGCTTGGCGTCGAACTGCGGCGCCTTGTCATTGAGGACCTTGTCGAGGTTCCAGACCACCGCCTCCGCGGTGAGGTCGGAGCCATCGTGGAACTTCACGCCCTTGCGCAGGGAAAACAGCCACTTCTTGTTGTCCTTCGGGTCGACCTTCCATTCGCTAGCCAGTCCGGGCATGAGCTTGCCGGGCCGGCTGCCGACATTGGCTTCCCAGGCGATCAGCGGGTCATAGATGGTGTGGCCGGTGAACTGGTAGGCGCCGGCGCCGCGGTCTGGCTGGCCGGTGGTCAGCGGGATGTCGGCCATCGAAATGCCGTAACGGGCAACGGTTTCGGCATCGGCGCCTGCATGCAGGGCCAGGGCCGCAGGCACCGCAATAAGGCAACGCAGCAGCGCATTGGACAGAAATTGCATGGAACTCTCCGTGTGAACAAAGTTGCCATCCTCTCAGCACGGACCGTGCCATGAGGCATCATCGGCTCCAGTGTTTTTCGCAAGTGCCTGTTCCTGAACTGCTTATGCCTGAATTGTTTTTTCGTCCCCATGCAAGACGCCTGCAATGGGCTGGCCAGCACCACATGGAGTAGCTTGTGGATGCACCGTAGTGGATCGCGCGGAGCCATGGTGGCGCAATGTGCAACCTCGTCTGCATGCAATGAGCGCGCTGGCATCCGCTGAGGGATGCGGTTGTGCCGCAATTTCGCGACGGTTTTATCCGGTTCGCGTGGCGGACCGCAAATAAAGCCGCGGTGCTTCCCGCCGCCTTCTTGGCGCCCGGCTTTCTATGCTATTCTTTCGCACTTGATTTAAATCCACTCCGTGGCCCAGGTCAAACAGGTCCTTCCCCACAACTTGATGTGCAATCCGCTAACCGGTCAGGCCGTGTCGCGGAAGGTTAAACAACCCGCTAATCTCGCGAAACGCGAAGAAAGGTGAGCAAGATGATGCAGCAGTATCTCTCCAATTCCTATCTGTTCGGAGGAAACGCACCGTACGTCGAAGAACTGTACGAAGCGTATCTGAACAATCCCGGCTCGGTGCCCGACAACTGGCGCGCTTACTTCGACGCCATGCAGCACGTGCCGGCAGTCGACGGATCGACCCGCCCCGACGTTCCCCATGCACCCGTCGTCGCTTCCTTCGCCGAACGCGCCAAGCAGGGCCCGATCCGCACCGTGACTGCGTCGACCGATGCCGAAATGGGCCGCAAGCGCGTCGCCGCCACCCAGCTCATCGCCGCTTACCGTTTTCTTGGCTCCCGTTGGGCCAATCTCGATCCGTTGCAGCGCCAGGAGCGCCCCAGCATTCCCGAACTGGAGCCGAGCTTCTATGGCTTCACCGATGCCGACATGGACATCGTCTTCAACATCAGCAATACCTACTTCGGCTCCGAGACGGCATCGCTGCGCGACCTGCTCAACGCGCTGCGCGACACCTACTGCCGCTCCATCGGTTCCGAGTTCATGTACATCACCGATCCGGGCGAGAAGCGCTGGCTGCAGGAGCGCCTGGAATCCGTGCGCGCCACGCCGAACTTCACCGCCGAGAAGAAGCAGCACATCCTCGAGCGCCTGACCGCGGCCGAAGGCCTGGAGCGCTACCTGCACACCAAGTACGTCGGCCAGAAGCGCTTCTCGCTGGAAGGCGGCGAGAGCTTCATCGCCTCGCTCGACGAAACCATCCAGCGCGCCGGTGAAAAGGGCGTGCAGGAAATCGTGATCGGCATGGCCCACCGCGGCCGTTTGAACGTGCTGGTCAACATCCTGGGCAAGATGCCGCAGGAACTGTTCGCCGAATTCGAAGGCAAGCATGCCGACGACCTGCCGGCGGGCGACGTGAAATACCACCAGGGCTTCTCGTCCGACGTCACCACCCCGGGCGGCCCGGTCCACCTGTCGCTGGCCTTCAATCCGTCGCACCTGGAAATCGTCAACCCGGTGGTCGAGGGTTCGGTCAAGGCGCGCATGGAGCGCCGCGGCGACAAGGATGGCTCGCAGGTGCTGCCGGTGCTGGTGCACGGCGACGCCGCATTCGCCGGCCAGGGCGTCGTGATGGAAACCCTGAACCTGGCGCAGACCCGTGGCTACGGCACGGGCGGCACGGTGCATATCGTGATCAACAACCAGATCGGCTTCACCACCTCCGATCCGCGCGACTCGCGTTCCACGCTGTACTGCTCGGACGTGGTCAAGATGATCGAGGCGCCGGTGCTGCATGTGAATGCGGACGATCCGGAAGCCGTCGTGTTCGCCACCCAGATCGCGCTGGACTACCGCGTCCAGTTCAAGAAGGACATCGTGGTCGACATCATCTGCTTCCGCAAGCTGGGCCACAACGAGCAGGACACCCCGGCGCTGACGCAGCCGCTGATGTACAAGAAGATCGCCAAGCATCCCGGCACCCGCAAGCTGTATGCCGACAAGCTGGCAACCCAGAACACCATTCCGGCAACGGCCGGCGATGAAATGGTCAAGGCCTATCGCGATGCGATGGACGCCGGCCGCCATACCGTCGACCCGGTGATCTCGAACTTCAAGAGCAAGTACGCGGTCGACTGGATGCCGTTCCTGAACCGCAAGTGGACCGATGCCGCCGACACCGCCGTGCCGCTGGCAGAGCTGAAGCGCCTGGCTTCCCGCATCACCACGGTGCCGGAGAACTTCAAGCCGCACTCGCTGGTGGAAAAGGTGCTGGCAGACCGCGCCGCCATGGGCCGCGGCGACATCAACCTCGACTGGGGCATGGGCGAACATCTGGCCTACGCGTCGCTGGTGTCGTCGGGCTATGCAGTGCGCCTGACCGGCCAGGACGCCGGCCGCGGCACCTTCGTGCATCGCCACGCGGTGCTGCACGACCAGAACCGCGAGCGCTGGGACGCCGGTTCCTACATTCCGCTGCAGAACGTGTCGGAACAGCAGGCGCCGTTCAACGTGATCGACTCGGTGCTGTCGGAAGAGGCCGTGCTCGGTTTCGAATACGGCTACTCGACCGCCGAACCCAACACCCTGACCATCTGGGAAGCCCAGTTCGGCGACTTCGCCAACGGCGCGCAGGTCGTGATCGACCAGTTCATCAGCTCCGGCGAAGTGAAGTGGGGCCGTGCTTCCGGCCTGGTGATGATGCTGCCGCATGGTTATGAAGGCCAGGGCCCGGAGCACTCGTCGGCGCGCCTGGAGCGTTACCTGCAGCTGTGCGCGGACAACAACATGCAAGTGGTGCAGCCGACCACGGCAGCGCAGATCTTCCACCTGCTGCGCCGCCAGATGATCCGCCTGTTCAGGAAGCCGCTGGTCATCATGACGCCCAAGTCGCTGCTGCGTAACAAGGATGCGGGTTCGCCCCTGTCCGAGCTGGCCAAGGGCACCTTCCAGACCGTCATCGGCGAAGTCGACGAGAAGATCGATCCGCGCAAGGTCAAGCGCGTGGTCGCCTGCTCCGGCAAGGTGTATTTCGACCTGGTCAACGCCCGCAAGGAACGCGGCCAGACCGATACCGCCATCATCCGCATGGAACAGCTGTATCCGTTCCCGCACAAGGCATTCGCGGCCGAGCTGAAGAAATTCCCCAACTACACCGAACTGGTATGGGCGCAGGATGAGCCGCAGAACCAGGGCGCATGGTTCCAGAT
Coding sequences within:
- the gltA gene encoding citrate synthase, translated to MTQSDNKATLSFSDGSPSLEFPIYKGTIGPDVIDIRKLYGSTGSFTYDPGFMSTASCNSSITYIDGDKGELLYRGYPIEQLAVNCDFLESCYLLLNGELPNATQKKTFVDTVTKHTMVHEQMQFFFRGFRRDAHPMSVLVGTVGALASFYHDSLDINDPHHREVSAIRLIAKMPTLVAMAYKYSVGQPFVYPRNDLSYSANFMHMMFSTPCEEYKVNDVLVRALDRILILHADHEQNASTSTVRLSGSSGANPFACIAAGIACLWGPAHGGANEAALNMLKEIGSVDKIGEFVKQVKDKNSGVKLMGFGHRVYKNYDPRAKLMRETCHEVLAELGLENDPLFKLAMALEKVALEDEYFVSRKLYPNVDFYSGIVQSALGIPVSLFTGIFAMARTVGWIAQWNEMISDPEQKIGRPRQLYVGATRRDVPTMDKRA
- a CDS encoding GntR family transcriptional regulator; translation: MPSRPRGGLADEVCREIADGIVLGRFPPNSRLDETTLAAMFCVSRTPVREALKQLAAIGLATYRPNRGAVVAGLGANQLAQMFEAIGELEAACARHAALRMSAVDHADLRALHGSAREAMRDGDITRYDAINRELHATIIRGAGNPVLSEMAALLRSRAAPYRRTQFRDMRRMRASFEEHSSIVEAILAHDAAMAYREMRSHLLSAHEAATRLWQGLNTSGSAAAATIP
- a CDS encoding ABC transporter ATP-binding protein, with translation MTAPLLSIRDLHVTFNGARKASALNGISLDLMPGEVLALLGESGSGKSVTLRTLLRLHPQATTRIGGGIRVGEQDVLALRGKALDSYRGKTVSMVFQEPGLAFDPVYTIGQQITECLRAHAAIAHADARAEALHMLERVQIPQARRRFDAYPHELSGGMRQRAMIALALACKPSLLLADEPTTALDATVQIQILLLLRELQRETGMSMIFVTHDIGAAVEVADRIAVMYGGRIAEEGAAGDIVQRPRHPYTAGLLAATVSGADRGRPLAAVPGSPPDLSQLPAGCSFAARCGNVASRCRSEAPPVDGSGATRLACWHPVQRMAGAG
- a CDS encoding oligopeptide/dipeptide ABC transporter ATP-binding protein; this translates as MNTIPSSLPAPDLGGPAQPLLMVRDLKKRFPVRGHPFERDKKFVHAVDGVSFTVAKGRTLGIVGESGCGKSTAARLIARLVEADSGSMVFDGEGVGEFGGIALKTFRRNLQMVFQDSFASLNPRLTVAETIAFGPRAHGVSAADAGQRARMLLARVGLEPDQFASRYPHELSGGQRQRVNIARALAFDPRLLILDEAVAALDKSVQAQVLNLLQELKAERGLTYLFISHDLHVVHYLSDDVMVMYLGQVVETGPVEHIYGRAAHPYTRALLSAVPSMDPSRRTERSPLSGDPPNPINPPSGCRFRDRCPSAQPVCAARAPVLLETVPGNGHWVACHMQDAGSGHTLASSEVMA
- a CDS encoding ABC transporter permease, with translation MSAILESAMPASAAPSRSYWRLVARQLRREPVALVSGLVLLAIIAAALFAPWLAPADPYKASMLRRLLHVGSPGYLLGADELGRDMLTRLMYGGRLSLLMGVVPVLAAFLIGTTVGVAAGYVGGRINMAVMRVLDVFYAFPSVLLAVAIAGALGPGMSNSLIALTLVFVPQVVRVAESVTTQVRRLDYIEAARMSGAGAFTIIRVHVLGNVLGPVFVYATGLLSVSMILGSGLSFLGLGVKPPEPEWGLMLNTLRSAIYSNPLVAALPGAMIFVTSFAFNLLADGLRSAMDIRK
- a CDS encoding ABC transporter permease → MLFHIVQRCLYAIPIALGVTLLSFMLVYLAPGDPLNAVAPADAPMEVIQALKSAYGLDRPVPVQYGLWLARALQGDLGTSIASGRAVADEVMKAVGNTLLLAGAAGLAGVLLGCVLGALAGYRHGGWVDRVATLLSVVGVSVPHYWLGLVLTIIFSTWLAWLPAMGAGPGGSSDWAWDIAHLRHLVLPALTLSVIPMGIVTRTVRALVADMLQQEFVVSLRARGLGGRRIFRHVAKNVAPTVLAVAGLQIGYLMGGSILVETVFAWPGTGFLLNTAIFQRDIPLLQGTILVLCMFFVALNLIVDILQPLLDPRMGRN
- a CDS encoding ABC transporter substrate-binding protein; the encoded protein is MQFLSNALLRCLIAVPAALALHAGADAETVARYGISMADIPLTTGQPDRGAGAYQFTGHTIYDPLIAWEANVGSRPGKLMPGLASEWKVDPKDNKKWLFSLRKGVKFHDGSDLTAEAVVWNLDKVLNDKAPQFDAKQSAQVRPRIPSIASYRKVDDGTVEITTKDVDALFPYQLPWFLISSPAQWEKLGRDWSKVAAQPSGTGPFRLDKLVPRERAELVRNAGYWDKNRMARTDRIVLLPIPDALTRANALLNGQVDIIETPPPDALPQLQGSGFKLVKNVTPHVWPYHFSTQPGSPWTDIRVRKAANLAIDREAIVKLLNGLATPAKGQIDATSPWFGKPSFDLKYDLAAARALMAQAGYGPNKPLKAKVIIAQGGTGQMLSLPMNEFIQQSLAEIGIQLEFDVVELENLYLHWRSGSKADMNAGKGISAINLGYVTADPFYALTRFADSRYVAPNGVNWGGYANPKVDAAIDKIRISFDAKSQDALLASVHQAMVDDALMLWVVHDVNPHVISPKVKEFIQAQHWFQDLTTIRM
- a CDS encoding 2-oxoglutarate dehydrogenase E1 component — translated: MMQQYLSNSYLFGGNAPYVEELYEAYLNNPGSVPDNWRAYFDAMQHVPAVDGSTRPDVPHAPVVASFAERAKQGPIRTVTASTDAEMGRKRVAATQLIAAYRFLGSRWANLDPLQRQERPSIPELEPSFYGFTDADMDIVFNISNTYFGSETASLRDLLNALRDTYCRSIGSEFMYITDPGEKRWLQERLESVRATPNFTAEKKQHILERLTAAEGLERYLHTKYVGQKRFSLEGGESFIASLDETIQRAGEKGVQEIVIGMAHRGRLNVLVNILGKMPQELFAEFEGKHADDLPAGDVKYHQGFSSDVTTPGGPVHLSLAFNPSHLEIVNPVVEGSVKARMERRGDKDGSQVLPVLVHGDAAFAGQGVVMETLNLAQTRGYGTGGTVHIVINNQIGFTTSDPRDSRSTLYCSDVVKMIEAPVLHVNADDPEAVVFATQIALDYRVQFKKDIVVDIICFRKLGHNEQDTPALTQPLMYKKIAKHPGTRKLYADKLATQNTIPATAGDEMVKAYRDAMDAGRHTVDPVISNFKSKYAVDWMPFLNRKWTDAADTAVPLAELKRLASRITTVPENFKPHSLVEKVLADRAAMGRGDINLDWGMGEHLAYASLVSSGYAVRLTGQDAGRGTFVHRHAVLHDQNRERWDAGSYIPLQNVSEQQAPFNVIDSVLSEEAVLGFEYGYSTAEPNTLTIWEAQFGDFANGAQVVIDQFISSGEVKWGRASGLVMMLPHGYEGQGPEHSSARLERYLQLCADNNMQVVQPTTAAQIFHLLRRQMIRLFRKPLVIMTPKSLLRNKDAGSPLSELAKGTFQTVIGEVDEKIDPRKVKRVVACSGKVYFDLVNARKERGQTDTAIIRMEQLYPFPHKAFAAELKKFPNYTELVWAQDEPQNQGAWFQIQHNIFENLEEGRKLAYAGRPASASPAVGYYDKHYAQQKALIDTAFSKLKGFVLTK